The following are encoded together in the Acidobacteriota bacterium genome:
- a CDS encoding glycosyltransferase family 4 protein — protein MRICYLADGRYIHSYRWLRFFHEQGHEMHFISFSPLEPQHIRAIQEAGGIYQGELGRFHIKRFWITIQNWRWLRQFLRREKIDILHTHFLSFHAWYAALSNFHPFFLTVMGGDVCGADWEPEGRLARFFSPLALQKADFITCWSHNLVHVVRQFCLPETPVEVVHGGVDLNKFYCGNKPQYLLERLQIPPNAKIVFSPRLMRPLYNIDFIASAIQSVCKENPQVYFLFAVVATAKDEQYEKRVREIVKNSGAEDRVRFVETIPHEEMPDYYRLADITISVPVTDGTPMSVLESMASGTPVIVSDIPDYDSRYIENGKTVLAVKIGNVAALHTALLELLAHSEFAKSLVSSAYETIKTDGSFQSQMARMEEYYNSYHGNQAVSLSVR, from the coding sequence ATGCGAATTTGTTATCTAGCTGACGGAAGATATATCCATTCTTACAGATGGCTGCGTTTTTTTCATGAACAAGGGCACGAAATGCATTTCATTTCATTCAGCCCTTTGGAACCACAGCATATTCGCGCGATTCAAGAAGCGGGTGGGATTTATCAAGGCGAATTGGGGCGCTTCCATATCAAGCGATTCTGGATAACCATTCAAAATTGGCGTTGGTTACGACAATTTTTACGCCGTGAAAAAATAGATATTTTACATACACATTTTCTCAGTTTTCATGCCTGGTATGCAGCCTTAAGCAATTTTCATCCGTTTTTTCTGACGGTGATGGGCGGAGATGTTTGCGGCGCTGACTGGGAACCAGAAGGTCGCCTTGCCAGGTTTTTCAGCCCGTTGGCTCTGCAAAAAGCCGATTTCATTACCTGCTGGTCGCATAATCTTGTACACGTCGTCCGGCAGTTCTGTTTGCCGGAAACGCCCGTCGAGGTCGTGCATGGCGGGGTTGATCTCAATAAATTTTATTGCGGGAATAAACCGCAATATTTATTAGAGCGTTTACAAATTCCTCCGAATGCAAAAATCGTTTTCAGCCCGCGATTGATGCGCCCCCTCTACAACATCGATTTCATTGCCTCGGCAATTCAGTCAGTTTGTAAGGAAAACCCGCAGGTCTATTTTTTATTTGCGGTGGTGGCGACTGCAAAAGATGAGCAGTATGAAAAGAGAGTTCGTGAGATTGTGAAAAACAGCGGCGCGGAAGATCGAGTGCGGTTTGTAGAAACCATCCCCCATGAAGAGATGCCGGACTATTACAGATTGGCAGATATTACGATTTCGGTTCCTGTAACAGATGGCACACCCATGTCCGTCCTTGAATCAATGGCATCCGGTACTCCAGTAATTGTGAGCGATATTCCCGATTATGACAGCCGTTATATAGAGAACGGGAAAACCGTATTAGCAGTTAAAATCGGAAACGTCGCGGCTTTACACACGGCTTTACTTGAACTCTTAGCTCATTCTGAGTTTGCAAAGTCATTGGTATCATCCGCATATGAAACAATAAAAACCGATGGGAGTTTTCAATCTCAAATGGCAAGGATGGAAGAGTATTATAATTCCTATCACGGAAATCAGGCGGTTTCTTTGTCAGTTCGATGA
- a CDS encoding class I SAM-dependent methyltransferase — MVTSRTQKRIASLVTSIDEKGIALNVGAGATRISTNIINVDIYDSGETDVLASALALPFADNFVDLVILQGVLEHVEDAQQTITECYRVLKPGGLFYTEMPFLQPYHECPIDMMRRTRPGLAHLCLPLKEVETGIHIGPASTITWILRETLAGAISRGKYNVHRYASTLIGWCVFPIKYADYFLEKIPSLHTVASSCYYLGRKG; from the coding sequence TTGGTTACTTCACGAACTCAAAAAAGAATCGCGTCATTAGTGACGAGCATTGATGAAAAGGGCATCGCTTTGAATGTTGGTGCCGGAGCGACTCGCATCAGCACCAACATTATCAATGTTGATATTTATGATTCAGGCGAAACCGATGTATTAGCCTCTGCGCTTGCCCTTCCATTTGCAGATAACTTCGTAGATTTGGTGATTCTCCAGGGCGTATTGGAACACGTTGAAGATGCTCAGCAGACGATAACCGAATGTTACCGTGTTTTGAAGCCCGGCGGGCTTTTTTACACAGAGATGCCTTTCCTGCAACCTTATCACGAATGCCCGATTGATATGATGCGACGCACCCGTCCAGGGCTTGCGCACCTTTGCCTGCCATTGAAAGAGGTTGAGACCGGCATTCATATTGGACCTGCCTCAACGATCACCTGGATTTTAAGAGAGACCTTGGCAGGAGCAATATCCAGGGGAAAATACAATGTTCACAGATATGCCTCGACCTTAATTGGATGGTGCGTCTTTCCAATCAAATACGCAGATTACTTTCTCGAAAAAATTCCGTCGCTGCATACTGTAGCCAGTTCCTGTTATTACCTGGGGCGTAAAGGTTAA
- a CDS encoding glycosyltransferase family 4 protein: MRNETKILKVIHVIESLGSGGAERLLYTNLKNLDPEKFQNTVIMVYPRGTHWLEPIQQLGVTTYCLDCNSYRNLPAGIKRLQALLRQEKPDLIHTHLWAANVIGRLAARRLGIPVISSIHNPDYDAEAWDTGSTVSRFKRGFFRAIDSWTARRACNRMIAVSEYVKARANLHLSFPTERIDLLYNPIDIAKFQAPPTRKREDLLNECGIPKESILLLNISRISRQKGLLYAIRALPKIREQFPTAHLVSIGAQNDSGYLGLIKQESIAWGVSDAVHLLGVRSDVSDWLHYCDLFVFPSLYEGLGIALIEAMAVGCVCVASQMPPIPEIIEHQVDGWLVPPKDAQAIADAVCLLLSDPVRRQTLKEAAVKSVSHRFHPVPAAETLARIYEQVINQTQAKNDDPRVEAVAMNHQK; encoded by the coding sequence GTGAGAAACGAAACCAAGATTTTGAAAGTCATTCATGTGATTGAATCGCTGGGTTCCGGCGGCGCGGAGCGGTTGCTTTATACGAACTTAAAAAATCTTGATCCTGAAAAATTTCAAAATACTGTCATTATGGTCTATCCTCGCGGAACTCACTGGCTTGAACCCATTCAGCAACTCGGCGTAACTACCTATTGCCTCGATTGTAATTCTTACCGGAATTTACCTGCAGGCATCAAACGATTGCAAGCGTTGCTGCGTCAGGAAAAGCCCGATCTCATACACACACACTTGTGGGCAGCTAATGTCATCGGCCGTCTAGCCGCAAGACGTCTGGGAATTCCGGTGATCAGCTCGATTCACAACCCCGATTATGACGCGGAAGCCTGGGACACGGGTTCGACGGTTAGTCGTTTCAAGAGAGGCTTTTTTCGCGCCATAGACAGCTGGACGGCGCGTAGGGCTTGCAATCGTATGATTGCCGTGAGTGAGTATGTCAAAGCGCGCGCCAACCTGCATTTGTCATTTCCAACTGAACGCATAGACCTGCTTTATAACCCCATAGATATTGCGAAATTTCAAGCCCCGCCAACTCGCAAACGTGAAGATTTATTAAACGAATGTGGCATTCCTAAAGAGAGTATATTGCTGCTGAACATCAGCCGCATTTCCCGGCAAAAAGGTTTGCTTTATGCGATTCGCGCCCTGCCGAAAATTAGAGAGCAATTTCCCACTGCCCATTTGGTTTCAATAGGCGCTCAAAACGACAGCGGCTATCTTGGTTTGATCAAACAGGAAAGTATCGCTTGGGGAGTATCAGATGCTGTTCATTTACTAGGTGTGCGTAGCGATGTAAGCGATTGGCTGCACTATTGCGACCTGTTTGTCTTTCCCTCACTGTACGAAGGATTGGGTATTGCTTTGATTGAAGCGATGGCGGTCGGTTGTGTTTGCGTGGCAAGCCAGATGCCTCCTATCCCCGAAATCATCGAGCATCAGGTTGATGGCTGGCTGGTGCCGCCCAAAGATGCTCAGGCAATTGCCGATGCGGTTTGTCTGTTGTTGTCTGACCCTGTGCGCAGACAGACACTAAAAGAAGCGGCGGTTAAATCGGTCAGTCATCGGTTTCATCCGGTGCCTGCGGCTGAAACCCTCGCCCGGATTTATGAACAGGTCATAAACCAAACTCAGGCGAAAAACGATGACCCGAGAGTTGAAGCAGTCGCGATGAATCATCAAAAGTAA
- a CDS encoding methyltransferase domain-containing protein yields the protein MPDEVTLYHMYSPEYINNFYSAHTQLPTEDQQKILHWLETQKPGTFVDYGCGKGALLAEVDKREWQAIGVEFDEQVAKETSERIHLPVFPLSSTAQLQGVADVLHIGDVIEHLTRIEDDIPRILKMIKPGGYLVAQGPLEGNANLYFHVIKLTRTIKKSTFIEMPPYHVLLATLKGQRLLFQRFGLTEINLSLSEIDWPAPGTVSLSTFKDLRAMALFLLRQGSKLFSSLMPKNSGNRYFYIGQWNG from the coding sequence ATGCCTGATGAAGTAACTCTTTATCACATGTACAGCCCTGAATATATAAATAATTTTTACTCCGCACACACACAACTACCTACCGAAGATCAACAAAAAATTCTACATTGGCTAGAAACCCAAAAGCCCGGAACCTTCGTTGATTATGGGTGCGGGAAAGGCGCCTTACTCGCAGAGGTGGATAAAAGGGAATGGCAGGCTATAGGTGTTGAATTTGACGAGCAAGTTGCAAAAGAGACCTCTGAGAGAATCCACCTGCCAGTATTTCCACTATCGTCCACAGCACAATTGCAAGGAGTTGCAGATGTACTCCATATTGGAGACGTAATCGAACACCTAACTCGAATTGAGGATGATATCCCAAGAATATTGAAGATGATTAAACCTGGTGGCTATCTGGTTGCTCAGGGACCACTTGAAGGAAATGCCAATCTCTATTTTCATGTGATTAAACTGACCAGGACAATCAAGAAATCGACGTTTATAGAAATGCCACCTTATCACGTTTTACTCGCCACCCTTAAAGGGCAGAGATTATTATTTCAAAGATTTGGTCTTACAGAAATAAACCTTTCCCTCAGTGAAATTGATTGGCCCGCACCAGGCACCGTTTCCCTCAGTACGTTTAAAGATTTGCGTGCGATGGCACTTTTTCTTTTGCGGCAAGGGTCTAAACTATTTTCTTCATTAATGCCAAAAAATTCGGGTAATCGTTATTTTTATATCGGGCAATGGAACGGGTAA
- a CDS encoding glycosyltransferase, whose protein sequence is MSEHTFVKDLVSIIIPTYNRRNWIGECLNAVKAQTYPYLETIIVDDGSSDGTVEWLRAEPRYQFAKIHEQKNSGASAARNTGVKLSTGEFITYIDSDDVLEPHHIQTAVETFRKYPKLGLFCCDALMIDAESRIMNEGRTWHEMNSVVKNYPVKSGLRCLEDIFLFSNCFPGFTLRREVFDKVGYLDQSIFPLDDYDFALRVAGSGYEVYYCHQALARYRNHGGNSSGAANGIKVAEEKLRCLQIALTRNPELKNLGEAAKHRIAEVQTELAVSCFYAGKMTAAGRAVVQAISNDIHQLTQVAKLGKNWLAKRVSALS, encoded by the coding sequence ATGTCTGAGCACACTTTCGTGAAAGATTTGGTTTCTATTATCATTCCAACCTATAACCGCCGAAATTGGATTGGTGAATGTTTAAACGCTGTCAAAGCGCAAACCTATCCGTATCTTGAAACCATCATCGTGGATGATGGCTCAAGCGATGGAACGGTTGAATGGTTGCGCGCCGAGCCGCGCTATCAATTTGCAAAAATTCATGAACAGAAAAACAGTGGCGCGTCCGCGGCGCGTAACACTGGTGTGAAATTGTCTACTGGGGAATTCATCACCTACATAGACAGCGATGATGTTTTAGAGCCACATCATATACAAACTGCCGTTGAAACCTTTCGCAAATATCCCAAACTCGGTCTGTTCTGCTGTGACGCCTTGATGATAGATGCAGAAAGTCGAATTATGAACGAAGGGCGCACCTGGCACGAAATGAACAGCGTGGTGAAAAATTACCCTGTCAAGAGCGGGCTGAGATGTCTGGAGGATATTTTTCTGTTTTCAAATTGTTTTCCGGGATTTACGCTGCGCCGTGAAGTGTTCGATAAAGTCGGTTATCTCGATCAATCCATCTTTCCATTAGATGATTATGATTTTGCCTTGCGTGTGGCTGGCAGCGGATATGAAGTCTATTACTGCCATCAGGCGCTTGCCCGTTATCGCAATCATGGCGGCAACAGTTCTGGCGCAGCCAATGGTATCAAGGTCGCTGAAGAGAAGTTGAGATGTTTGCAGATTGCCTTAACGCGCAACCCGGAGTTGAAAAATCTTGGTGAAGCGGCAAAACACCGGATAGCCGAAGTGCAAACCGAACTGGCAGTCAGTTGCTTTTATGCAGGCAAGATGACTGCTGCAGGACGCGCAGTGGTGCAGGCGATTTCTAACGATATTCACCAATTAACCCAGGTTGCCAAACTTGGGAAAAACTGGCTGGCAAAGCGGGTATCTGCATTATCTTAA